The following nucleotide sequence is from Salvia miltiorrhiza cultivar Shanhuang (shh) chromosome 7, IMPLAD_Smil_shh, whole genome shotgun sequence.
AGACGTGATTTTCAGTAGGAACTAATTATGActtttagataaaataaaaaataaaatgatggcCAGATTTTTCCCCTAAATGTGCCAGATTTCACACTCCTATAATTCACTTGGGCTTCATGGTAATTTTACATCTCAAGATATATTTACTCCAAGATTTAAACGATTACAaaagttattatattattaattctatttaaaaataaaatccatTTTAATTATGTGATATAAAAAATTTGTCTGTTTTGAATCAGCGTACACATGATTCAGTAATTCACTTTCAGAATTCTCAGACCCTGAAGATGGAGAATTAGGGCACGAATGATTCTCCATCTTCTATACATAACCATCCTTATACTTGCAATAATAAAAAAGTTGAATTATTTCATACAAAAATGTGTTGTTATTTACTAATTCGCACACTGCAATATTGAATTCAcgttatatttttatgaatttatatgTCTGGATATCACTGCAACACTGCAAAGCTTATGAACTACGTTCAAGTATGGTACGAATTTATGTATTCTACGAGTCATGGGTTTTCTGATCCGAAGTACGACTAAAGATTATGCATTCAACATAATGAATTgcattatgaaaaaaaaaatgtatttttgttTGCTAATTCACATAGTGGTACCTTTAATTCACATACTAATTCTATGAATTCATTTGATGGCTTATAACGATTCATGTAATTTTTACTATTAATTTATGTCTCATGCAAAATGAATTGTGTCATCATTAGATACGGAAAATCCGTCTTTTCGCCGCAAATTCTGGACATTATGCAATCCTTCTTATGCCCTTATTATTAAAAATGCTACGAACTCAGAGTTTAACCGTTTCAATTGGGTAGAGATCTATGGTCCGTaattgttcctattttatagtcgAAGATCCGTTTCAACAAGGGGTTTTTACATAAAAGGCctaagcttactaaattctttcGTGAATATAAAGTTTGTCTGCAGAGACTAAGTTCTTTCGTAGATTATATTTGAATTGTGTACCGAAGAGGTTGCCACCTCTTATGGATACTTGACCGGCTAATTCGCGCGATGACTCACAGTCACTAAGTGTACATTAATCCTGATAGAATAGTTATTTTTTCATATTCCGAGTTCGATTAAATAATTGACAAAGTCAATGCCAATAGATATCATACAAatatctcaaattatttatgGAAAGATAATATTTGAAACATTTTGAGTTtaaatacttttaaaaataatattattgttCAAGCATAACATTTAACTTtgtttgatatataaaaaaagccCACCTCTCTAGAACAAACCCAGATCATAGTAAATTCGTCTTTGAAAAACAGCATTAATCCCATTAGTCAACAAGGTTTATAAGATAATCTTATCATAACATGTCTTGTAGCACtgcatgaaaaatatttttatattttcttatatttatctaaaattaataatactaACATagttatcatatttataaaaattaaaaaaaattaatagaatatatttgagataaatattgaaaaaataaaaaaataaagaaaaattcacactaataaaaatagacattatgaaaaggcaaaaaaattaagttcaacaaatgaaaataaaagcaaaaataattgaaaatagaaTTATTCAAAAACAGAtgcgagaggagagagaatttttaaaaatttaatctttaaacaaatatacattttatattttaaataaaatatttacatgaaatatatgaaattaattctcttatcgtgcatattaaatattttataattagtcgaattttacaattttagaaagaaataaaattaaacaaataagaaaataaataaaaacgaaataaaacaataacaataatttataataaacatttaattttattataactacaaaattgtcattcaattttaaaattgatttcaaattgaaagttgtctttttaataaattagcatttgcatcccgtgcaatgcacgaaagCGTTTTTATATTTctgtatttatataaaattgatacctactcaattatcatatttataaatataataataaaaattcattttaaatGAATATAGttgagttgaatattaaaaaaattaagaagaattcaccataataaatttgattttatgaaaaggcaaaaaacaTATaagtaaaaaatgaaaatggaaataaaaataaaaatagaaaggaaatgaaaaatagatttattcaaaaaaaaaaagatgagagaggagggagaatgttttaaaattttattctttaaataaaacttttacattttaaatcaaatatttacataagatatatcaaattaaagctattatcgtgatatttaatttgctatgcatattaaatattttataattagtcgaatttcataattttagaaagaaataaaataaaataaaaagataaaaataggaaataaaagtaaaaaatataatctacaaataaaccttcaattttattataactacaaaattactTCTAacatttaaaattgatttaaaattgaaaattattataGATTATAAATTATAGATTTAGGTTTTAGCCTGATTTTAATGAAGCTCGAATTTTTCCACTGTTGGGTGGTGTTGGCTGCATAATTGATTAATGAAGCTCGAATTTTAATAACCCATAGCccaattaaaaattgaattaatgaaATGAAAGCCTCCTGTACAAAGACGTGTTGCAATATCATTAAGCTAAATTCGCTCCGAGCCTTGGTTGAAACGAAGGCCAATTTCTTTAATTGCAAGGCCCAAACCCATATTTCTTTTAAAGCCCAAACCCATTTTTCCATGTCCTCTTCTTTGttacacacaaacacacataaACACCTCCGTCTCCATGCCATATCCTCTGATGATCCCTCATTCCCTTGACTCACTTCCGTTTTTCTGAACCATTCTTCAGCTCAACGGCTAGCACTCTTTAAATTTCACACACCAAAAATAAATACATCCTAATCAAATTATTCGAGTATTGTTtctaataataagaaataaattCACAACAATAAACAGTAAGAGTTCCACGAATTAAAGAATTCTAGGGAGACGAATCATCTTATCGGGACGTCAATGAGCAAGTGAAAATATTGCACAATTAATAAATTCACACAAATTCTTCtaacataaaaaaattcaaaccatAGCTTTAACGTTCAAGTTTGAATCTACGCTAATAAAATCATGTGAATTGGTCAAACAACGAGTTCTTCTCTCGATCTCCCACGTTGCAAACACAATAAAGCAGTTATCAATTGTCAAATTGAAAATCACGCAAAAGAGGTTTTTATCATTTGAATTTACTCTAATattatcatactaaaattgaagaataatattattaattcttgaagtgaaaataagcaATGAAAAACGTACGGTGAAATTCTCTTTGTACGAAAGGAGACAAAATAAACAAGACATTTAAAAAGAGAAACctttattatccctcattttttcataagaaataattatcaataaaaaataacacaCCCTTACAACTTAACACAATCGAAATTGTAAATAACAAAAGGCAACAAATAGTGAAACACTAATCCCTCCCAACTCTTCACTCCTTGACATAAATAACTGGATCCATAGTTACAGGAGCCAGCGCCGGCGCCGCCACAACGCCCTCAAGAATCCCGCACTCACCCCCCAAATAAGCACGCAGAAACGCCACCACCACCCCTCCCACACCTCTCCTCATCTTCTCCTTCGGCCCCTTCCCACTCCGACACACCAACCCGCCCAGCCCCGCCCTCTCCTCATCCAGCACGTCGCAGTGCCCATAATCCTTCGCCACGAAGTAGCAGCACGGCGGCCTGCTCTCGTTGAAGAACTCCGCGTGGCTGCATCCGTCGGGGGCGAGCGGCGGGACGAAGACTCCCTTGCTCCGGTTGCCCAAACCGCCGCCCACGACGGCCACGGGCATCCCGGCGTTAAACGACCTGGGGACGTAGGAGAGGATGCGGGGCTCGACCCAGGCCGCGGGGGCGGGGCCTTCGACGGGGTCGAGCCCGATCAGCGCCTTGAAGGCGAGGTGGCGGTGGCCGAGCGCGAGGCCGAATGCGGTCCTGCCGCCTCTGCTGTGGCCCATTACGGCGGTTTTGGAGAGGTCGGGTTTCACGTTTTCAGGTAGGCATGTCTCGAGGCCGCCTCTTGCGACCCAGTTTGCTACGTTTCCGGCCGTCTTTATCTCGTCGTTCTTGCAAATCAGCAGCCATTGGTATAACTGCATGCAAATACACAACCATGAATCATAATTTTTTAGCTAATCATACAAATCGATCTCTTAGTTTACTTTGATTAGGTAGCTGCTTGTGGGTTGGTCTCCCCTCAATAAATAATTGAGTACAAGGAAATGAAAAGTATTGCACTCACGTGATAATTATCGGCCCATTTTAAAGGTTTCGACACGTCAACTATAATTGTGGTTTTTTTGTCAGTTTCGTTCGTCCATAATAAGTGCGGTCTTTCTATTTTATGATATATGCCCTTATACTTTATCCTATTTGCATagaatatttacaaaaataccATCTTATAAACCATTTAATTATTACCTAACAAATTAATTCGAACCATTTATTTATTACCTAATAAATCAATTCGGTGAGACTTTTTCTTCACTTTAattatacacattttttaatatcTTCTTAAAACTCGTGGCCTTCCATTCACACCACACTTATCGTAAACAGAAGGAGTATTTGGCTTAGCTTGGTTGGACGGGCGAATTACACCCTATTTAAGTCTATTAATATGATTTAATGGTTTGGATAGGAATTTTAGTATTGCAGCCACTATCTGTATCTGTAATTAGATTGATGGAATTTATATGTGACatgaaattgaattaaataattaGTATGACTAACCTTAGGTGCGACAAGTATGTATCCATGGGAAGATATATGGCAGAGGAGTTGAGAATACCAACTAGTTTGAGTGCAGTAACCATGGCAGAAGAGCACAAGCGGGTACCTGCCTTGTGCCTCCGGCGCCACCACCAGCACCTCCGCCGGCGGCCGACAACCATCTGATTTCTTCACTTTCATAGTTTTCACGCTTAGATTTCCGGCCTCGAACACACTACCAAtctctttttcattttcaacCTGCATTTTCATTTCCATGATTGTTTTTTGCATGAGACCATAACTTATTtgctcctatatatatatatatatatcatgagtAAGTGGAATTGGAATGCAATTTTGACTCGTAAAATCCTCCGCGAAATGGCTTTTTAACAAATTAAGTTTGGAGCTTTTGAATGGAATTTCAAAGTTAGGCATTCAAATGGAGTTTACTTAATTAGGCTAAAGGGAAATGATAGATGGGGTCAAAGGCTACCGGACGATTGTGCCTAACATTTGTTATGTATATACATACTAGGATATTTTAGTAATTATTTCTAATTAGTGACTAATACTTACTCGGTGCTACTTAGTTGAAATAGTATTTTACATATATAACCTTAACCGATAATTTAGAATTAGATTAGTCAAATTCGAATTTCAGCTTTCCATAATAGTTAAAGATTTTATctcattaatttatatactataCTAATTTTACTAAGTTGATTCACTAATTTTGACTATATTTTACtaaatttgattatttcatagttgcgttttatttatttatttggattTGATTGAAAAATTCcggaaaaaaatgagaatgataATGTTGGCAAAAATATATTAAACGGACAACGGGCTTCACTAATTATCACTATGATTTACTTAATTTGTTTGtttcaattttcttttctttttcacttatttttatttgattgaaaaaaatttaataaaaaatatggaCTCACTAAATACTAATTATGCCAGGGGTCATTCTATACATAACCCTTGATTTACTCAGTATAGCCcctatttaatataataatagaaaataattataaatttactatttatccccaaattaaatatcttatattttataGCTCCCATAATTTTATTTcctctataatttattttcagaaCCACGTTATTCAATAATCTCAAATTTTGAAGTTCTCTTATGTCATCTCATTTTTCATTGCCTCTTGAAATTTAACAATCATCAAATCTAAATCCTATAACATCGAAAGATAtcactcccttcgtcccactataagtggctcaaaacttttcggcacgagaattaaggagaagaTGTAAATTAGTTAAAAGTGGTGGTGCCTTCACTTTTTGAAGGGttaaaattttctatttatgGAAATAGACCATTTATAGTGGGATggcccaaaatggaatacatgtcacttttagtaggacggagggagtattaagtattggaacacataaaaaaaatattgaagacGCATTAAAATCAAGTAGATATGAAATTGACTTTTCATTATTTCTCTTTGATGCACCCACCGAATGATTCATTTGAGCCTCCAAACATGTTTCTTGATGTAGCCAGCGAAACAAGATCTTCCAGCCCCATAATCCATCATTCTTCCAATTGATGCTGTGAATGTAGGAAGGGGATCAAGATCATAAAAACAATTGatcactccctccgtccacgaaagaatttCCTACTCTTTCCTACCTATTTTGGGGCTATACTCCACCACTTAAAAGTACTCCATTTACCCttactttttcattttatttacaCTAAAACCTAATATTGCCCACACATTAAAATTACTCACCTAACAATTAAGAATTAATAAAATCAGTgaataacataaattaaatcagtcactacaagaaaacacgcaTATAACGATCGAAATTTTCCGTTGTTGATTTAGCAGCCctaacgaccgatttacgatcgaaaattcgatcgttaaaaaTGAAATTCCAATCGTTAAATTTAATGAtcgaaaaaaacggtcgttggAACTCGAAACGACGATTCAAACAGAGACCACTGAAAACGGTCGTTATTTCGATCGTTAACACGATTAACGATCGTTTTCGAGGTTTTAAAGACCGAAAATTTGGTTGTTGGAGctgtgttttcttgtagtgagtaacaactaacataaattaaacCTCCAATTAAAtctctcaaattatttactttctCTCGAATGTTCTTCACATTACATGCAAACCCTAGCCTAAGTTCTCACTCGTTGTCATCTTTACCGCCACTTCGGAGGGCTCTTTCCACTTCTCAAACCCTATCCCCTTCTTTCGCCACTGCTGATGTCTCAGTCACCCCATTTCAATGACAACATCTATTCCCTTGCATACGACACTCTAACGGGCGAAGAGTGTTGGGTGGATTTGGAGGATGATACTGTAgttccaaaaatgaaaatgggGGAGCTCGGTGGTGCAACCGACGTCCATGGCCTGGCGGTGCCACCCACGACCATTGACTCACTACCCTCGGAGAATTACTACGGTTGATGTTCTCTGGAGGTGCCACCGCCGACCATTGACTCAACAAAACTTGATACTAATGTATGTGCTCTGGATGCGCCACCGTTTGCCGTTGAAGGCGCCACCATGGGTCCGTTTCCGTTTGACCATACACTATCCCCATGGAATGATTTGGTTCGACACCCCATTGTTACCCGCAGACCTTGGCCTCTTTGTCGGACGTGCTTGATTACATCCAAGATCTATAATATTTGTgagatctttaattttttttatatgattttccACTGATATCTAAGATCTATGATCTTTGCTGGTTGTCTATGGTGAGATCTGAGATCTATGATGATCTGTGATGGTTATCTGTGTTGGTTTTCTATGATCTGAGATCTATGATCTATTTGTGCTTATGTGTTAGTTGTCTATATTGAGATATGAGATCTATCATGATCTGTGTTGTTATCTTTGTTAGTTTTCTATGATCTCgagatctatgatgatatgtgCTTATATATATGTTGGTTGTCTATGCCGAGATTGgttgatttatgatgatttgTGTTGATTATCTATGTTGGTTGATCTATGATGATCTGTGCTGATATGTTGGTATCTTTGTGTTGTTGCATCTTATTCTCTGGTTGTGATGTTCTTAGTATCTCTGTGGTTATGGCATTTGTGAGACTTCACTAGGTTATTATATTCTTAGATGGATGGTTTTAAATATGTAGAGTAGTCTGTGACGAATCATTCATTAATTTCTGAGACTTCATATTGTTAGCAACTGATGAGGGATGAAATATGTGTCCGTCCAAGATCGTGCCACGTGGGCTACTCAGACAAGCCAAAATATTAGAAGAAATGAATAGTATAAGAGAATGTTCATCCTCAGACAATCTCCAGAGAGGGTTAAGCCGAAGAAGACCGAGCCAGAGAAGATCAAGCTAGAGAAGACCAAGCCAGAGAAGCGGTTACCAGAGGAGTGGCTCCAGGCCAAGTCAGAGAGGCGGTTCCAGAGCTGGTATTAAAGACAAATACTCCAACAAAGAATCTGACACCTTTTCAGGATATATCCGTTTAGGCCTAGATAGTTAGTGCGCGGAGCACATATATTAGTGTAAAATTACTATAATACCCTTCTTGCAACCTCTATAAATAGTTCATCCTCATAATAATATACACACGATATTttatcacaccaaaaacacTCTAAGGCTTTTCTCTCTTGTGTATTAAAACTCAGGTGAATCGAAAGAAATCTCTCTTCGTCCAAATATCTAGTTTAATTCTGTACTCATCAACTGGCGCCGTTTGTGGAAAATTGAGTCTAAGACTTGAGGAAATACCGAGCGATTCTACCTTTCTGGAATACCTATCGGAGTTCTCTATCGTCGAGGGGGTATTATGGACTTGAAGGCACAAAACATCGAACAAAATGTACACGAATTGAGCGATTCATGATACAACTGAAGAGTTGAGCCGGTTATGGGATGGAAAACCATTGGCGTCACGTTTATACTTCGTTTTACTCTAAAAATTGTGTGTTCTCGATGTCGTAGCTGCgtgtttttgcatattaatGAAATATGTGCATCAATTGGGAAGTTATCAATGTCttataaaaatatgcatgtcAATCTGGAGGTTTTTAATATGTTGAAACGGTATATAGGCTGGAAAACCTTCCTCATGCCAAAGGATCACCCTGTGATCTAAGTCTGGAATGATACAACGCCATGTACCTTTACGTGTATGTGTGTGGATCTGAGAATCTAGAGTAAATCGGAATGTATATGCTTCTTATGCTTGTAAATGTTGTTCGCTTTCTCTCAATAGAAAATTCGGATTGAGTGTTTTTCTGTAAAAAATTTGGTCAAGTTTTGTAACATTGATCTGATATTGGCGAATGATGAAATATTGATTAAGTTCCTATTTCTTGTTCTGCAAAAATTAGTTGCATGTTTTTTCATGCGATATTCGTGAAATCATGGCGGCCATCATAATGATTATACTTACATTCTCATGAAAACTCAGGAAATGGAGGACACCACGATTCCTCGAAATCTTGATGGGGATTTCAGGAAGGAAGCCAGTGATGTCGATCTCCATCAAACAAGAAGTGAATAGGAGACCCATTCTGTTGGGTTAACACCACCAAGGGCAACTGAACCAGTGCACTCCACTCCTTTGCAGGTTAATGCAGGGCTGTCGTTGACAAGGCCCTTCTCACCAGGACAAGGGCTAATCAACGCTACTATACCAGAGCAACTGCTATCACTACTCAACTATACCTGCATGAGACAGATGATGGGGATCCCATTCACCCCCTTGACCCCTGGAATTTCACCGGCACCAGGACTACCATCTCCGTTTACAGGGAGTATGGGAACTACGCCACCACCAGTTCTGAAGGGACGTAATTTGGACAGGTCTGACGTTATGAGGCGTTTAGGACAACCTGACAGGTCTGGCTCAAAAGTGGTTCAACAGTGGTTCAGCAGACACCTGACGGGTCGCATAGTCTTGTGCATATAACTTaacacaaatatacatatacataaacACACATATATGCATAGTCTCATGCATATTTGTATTTGTAATGTTgtgcatatatatgtttatgtatatgcatatttgtgttcaattatatgta
It contains:
- the LOC130992773 gene encoding chlorophyllase-1-like — its product is MQKTIMEMKMQVENEKEIGSVFEAGNLSVKTMKVKKSDGCRPPAEVLVVAPEAQGRYPLVLFCHGYCTQTSWYSQLLCHISSHGYILVAPKLYQWLLICKNDEIKTAGNVANWVARGGLETCLPENVKPDLSKTAVMGHSRGGRTAFGLALGHRHLAFKALIGLDPVEGPAPAAWVEPRILSYVPRSFNAGMPVAVVGGGLGNRSKGVFVPPLAPDGCSHAEFFNESRPPCCYFVAKDYGHCDVLDEERAGLGGLVCRSGKGPKEKMRRGVGGVVVAFLRAYLGGECGILEGVVAAPALAPVTMDPVIYVKE